From Brassica oleracea var. oleracea cultivar TO1000 chromosome C3, BOL, whole genome shotgun sequence, a single genomic window includes:
- the LOC106336384 gene encoding ras-related protein RABA2c, whose translation MANRVDQEYDYLFKIVLIGDSGVGKSNILSRFTRNEFCLESKSTIGVEFATRTTQVEGKTIKAQIWDTAGQERYRAITSAYYRGAVGALLVYDITKRQTFDNALRWLRELRDHADSNIVIMMAGNKSDLNHLRSVAEEDGHNLAEKEGLSFLETSALEATNVEKAFQTILGEIYHIISKKALAAQEAAAANSAIPGQGTTINVDDTSGGVKRGCCST comes from the exons ATGGCGAATAGAGTGGATCAGGAATACGATTATTTGTTTAAGATCGTGTTGATCGGAGACTCGGGTGTGGGGAAATCGAACATATTGTCCAGATTCACGAGGAACGAGTTTTGCTTGGAATCCAAATCCACCATCGGTGTCGAATTCGCCACCAGGACTACTCAG GTGGAAGGAAAGACGATCAAAGCTCAGATCTGGGATACTGCAGGTCAGGAGAGGTACAGAGCTATCACTAGCGCTTACTACCGAGGCGCAGTGGGTGCCCTCCTTGTCTACGACATCACCAAGAGGCAGACCTTTGACAATGCCTTGAGGTGGCTCCGCGAACTCAGAGACCATGCTGATTCCAACATCGTCATCATGATGGCTGGCAACAAATCCGATCTTAACCACTTGAGATCCGTTGCTGAGGAAGACGGTCACAATCTGGCCGAGAAGGAAGGTCTCTCTTTCCTGGAGACTTCTGCTCTCGAAGCTACAAACGTCGAGAAAGCCTTTCAGACCATCTTAGGAGAGATCTACCATATCATAAGCAAAAAGGCACTGGCTGCACAAGAAGCGGCTGCTGCTAACTCCGCCATTCCAGGGCAAGGAACTACGATTAACGTCGATGACACATCTGGAGGCGTGAAACGAGGCTGCTGCTCTACCTAA
- the LOC106328341 gene encoding serine/threonine-protein phosphatase PP1 isozyme 2 → MAQGSMDPEALDDIIRRLLDYRNTKPGTKQAMMLNESEIRQLCVVSKHIFLQQPSLLELDAPVKICGDIHGQYSDLLRLFEYGGFPPAANYLFLGDYVDRGKQSLESICLLLAYKIKYPENFFLLRGNHECASINRIYGFYDECKRRFSVKLWKVFTDCFNCLPLAAVIDEKILCMHGGLSPDLTSVEQIKNIERPTDIPDSGLLCDLLWSDPSKGVKGWGMNDRGVSYTFGADKVAEFLIKNDMDLVCRAHQVVEDGYEFFADRQLVTIFSAPNYCGEFDNAGAMMSVDESLMCSFQILKPADRKPRFF, encoded by the exons ATGGCGCAAGGAAGCATGGACCCTGAAGCTCTCGACGACATCATTCGGCGTTTGCTTGATTACAGAAACACAAAGCCAGGGACGAAGCAGGCTATGATGCTCAACGAGTCTGAGATCCGACAGCTTTGCGTTGTCTCCAAACATATATTCCTTCAGCAGCCCAGTCTCCTTGAGCTCGATGCCCCCGTCAAGATCTGCG GTGATATTCACGGCCAATACTCCGATTTACTGCGCCTTTTCGAGTACGGAGGTTTCCCTCCTGCAGCAAACTATTTGTTCTTGGGAGATTACGTCGACCGTGGGAAGCAGAGTTTGGAGTCTATCTGTCTTCTCCTTGCCTACAAGATCAAATACCCCGAGAACTTTTTCCTCTTAAGAGGCAACCATGAGTGCGCATCTATCAACAGAATCTACGGATTCTACGACGAGTGTAAACGGAGATTCAGCGTGAAACTCTGGAAAGTGTTTACAGACTGTTTTAACTGCCTCCCTCTGGCTGCAGTCATAGACGAGAAGATACTTTGTATGCACGGTGGACTTTCTCCTGATTTGACAAGTGTGGAACAGATTAAGAACATAGAGCGTCCAACTGATATTCCAGACTCAGGTTTGCTCTGTGACCTTCTTTGGTCTGATCCTAGTAAAGGCGTCAAGGGCTGGGGGATGAATGACCGTGGAGTCTCCTACACTTTTGGTGCTGACAAAGTCGCCGAGTTTCTAATCAAAAACGATATGGATTTAGTCTGTCGTGCCCACCAG GTTGTAGAGGATGGGTATGAGTTCTTTGCCGATAGACAGCTTGTGACTATATTTTCTGCTCCAAACTACTGTGGTGAGTTCGACAATGCGGGTGCAATGATGAGCGTCGATGAAAGTTTGATGTGCTCCTTCCAAATTCTTAAGCCTGCGGATCGAAAGCCAAGGTTCTTCTGA
- the LOC106330793 gene encoding uncharacterized protein LOC106330793, translating to MAQCPYARFIWTLSPIKDPKDGVMSNSLYSNLYHVLRNPLDGSLDDERLELGPWILWRLWKNINEYIFKGKDFGGDITIRKAIEDAKEWNKRNVVKESEVKVPISNPISKVWKPPSN from the exons ATGGCGCAA TGTCCGTATGCGAGGTTCATCTGGACCCTTTCCCCGATCAAAGATCCCAAAGATGGAGTGATGTCTAACTCCCTCTACTCAAACTTATATCATGTTTTGAGAAATCCGCTAGATGGAAGTTTGGATGATGAGCGGTTAGAGTTAGGTCCTTGGATCCTTTGGAGATTATGGAAGAATATAAATGAGTACATATTTAAGGGGAAGGATTTTGGTGGGGACATCACTATAAGGAAAGCAATAGAGGATGCAAAGGAGTGGAACAAAAGAAATGTGGTAAAAGAAAGTGAGGTGAAAGTCCCAATATCCAATCCTATCTCTAAGGTTTGGAAACCACCGAGTAACTAG